The following are from one region of the Anaeropeptidivorans aminofermentans genome:
- a CDS encoding NUDIX hydrolase, with the protein MKEHFRAFSAVFPMIFKAGRDETKILLHRRKNTGYQDGKWDIAASGHVDKGETAQMAVIRECKEELGIDVKMADIEFAHLSHHFSPDRTYYDIYFLIKGYNGDPSIMEPDKCSELSWFSIEALPDDIIECRKLAIECYINKKLYSEIMER; encoded by the coding sequence ATGAAAGAACATTTTAGAGCGTTTTCTGCTGTATTTCCTATGATATTTAAAGCAGGCCGCGATGAGACCAAGATTTTACTGCACCGCAGAAAAAATACTGGCTATCAGGACGGCAAATGGGATATAGCTGCCAGCGGACATGTGGATAAAGGTGAAACGGCACAAATGGCCGTTATACGGGAATGCAAAGAAGAGCTGGGCATTGATGTTAAAATGGCGGATATTGAGTTTGCACATCTGAGCCATCATTTTTCTCCAGACAGAACTTATTACGATATTTATTTTCTTATTAAAGGATATAACGGTGACCCTTCTATTATGGAGCCGGATAAGTGTTCAGAGTTAAGCTGGTTCAGTATAGAGGCGTTACCAGATGATATTATTGAATGCAGGAAGCTTGCAATAGAATGCTATATAAATAAAAAACTTTACAGCGAAATAATGGAAAGATAA
- a CDS encoding DUF2179 domain-containing protein, which produces MLYLLIFVAKLIEVTMATIRNVLINRGEKLKGSFIAFFEILIWIYVVGAVLENVTEDPLKVVVYALAFTLGNYLGATIENKLAIGTACIQVVIKSDIKGILSDALREKGFGVTIMQGQGKAGEVDLMMIYLKRKRLDEATAIVNEYSPDAMIVINDVRNLKNGFIKK; this is translated from the coding sequence ATGCTGTATTTATTAATATTTGTAGCAAAACTCATCGAGGTTACGATGGCAACAATCAGAAACGTGCTCATAAACCGCGGTGAAAAGCTCAAAGGCTCTTTTATAGCCTTTTTTGAAATTCTGATATGGATTTATGTTGTAGGGGCCGTCCTTGAAAACGTTACGGAAGACCCTCTTAAGGTCGTTGTTTACGCTCTTGCCTTTACTTTGGGCAATTACCTTGGGGCAACCATTGAGAACAAGCTTGCCATAGGAACAGCATGTATTCAAGTAGTTATTAAAAGCGATATTAAGGGCATTCTTTCCGATGCATTGAGGGAAAAAGGCTTCGGCGTAACAATCATGCAGGGCCAGGGAAAAGCCGGTGAAGTGGACCTGATGATGATTTACTTAAAGAGGAAGCGTCTTGACGAGGCCACCGCAATTGTAAATGAATATTCTCCCGATGCCATGATCGTTATAAACGATGTAAGAAATCTAAAAAATGGATTTATTAAAAAATAA
- the hcp gene encoding hydroxylamine reductase — protein MDNLMFCYQCQETAGCSGCTKIGVCGKKPEVANMQDMLIYATKGLSDIASRLRESGKTISKEINHFITQNLFTTITNANFDEDSIMERIFTTLSLKSELLNELDNKEGLTEAALWEGKTKEDLYEKAPSIGVLATENEDIRSLRELIIYGLKGMAAYTKHANVLSYDNEDIDIFLQNALAKTLDNSLTADELVALTMETGKFGVEAMALLDKANTSTYGAPEISSVKIGAGKNPGILVSGHDLKDLEMLLEQTKGMDIDIYTHSEMLPANYYPFFKKYTNFHGNYGNAWWKQKEEFESFNGPILMTTNCIVPPKDSYKDRLYTTGNTGFPGCKHIEGNIGDHKDFSEIIAHAKKCPPPTEIETGEIIGGFAHNQVMALADKVVDAVKSGAIKKFVVMAGCDGRMKSRNYYTDFAKALPEDAVILTAGCAKYRYNKLNLGDIGGIPRVLDAGQCNDSYSLAVIALKLKEVFGLEDINELPIIYNIAWYEQKAVIVLLALLYLGVKNIHLGPTLPAFLSPNVANVLVETFGIAGIGSVEDDIELFFGN, from the coding sequence ATGGATAATTTAATGTTTTGCTACCAATGTCAGGAAACAGCCGGATGCAGCGGTTGTACAAAAATAGGCGTATGCGGCAAAAAGCCAGAAGTTGCAAACATGCAGGATATGCTTATTTATGCGACAAAAGGCTTATCAGATATTGCGTCAAGACTTAGAGAAAGCGGAAAAACAATTTCCAAAGAAATAAATCATTTTATAACTCAGAATCTTTTCACAACAATTACCAATGCAAACTTTGATGAAGATTCCATAATGGAAAGAATATTTACTACTCTTTCTCTTAAAAGCGAACTTTTAAACGAATTAGATAATAAAGAAGGTCTTACAGAAGCTGCGTTATGGGAAGGAAAAACAAAAGAAGACCTTTATGAAAAAGCACCTTCCATCGGTGTTTTAGCAACTGAAAACGAAGACATTAGAAGCCTTAGAGAGCTTATTATATACGGTCTTAAAGGAATGGCGGCCTATACAAAGCATGCAAACGTTCTTTCTTATGACAATGAAGATATCGATATCTTCCTTCAAAATGCACTTGCAAAGACTTTAGATAACAGCTTAACAGCAGACGAACTTGTCGCTTTAACTATGGAAACAGGAAAGTTCGGCGTAGAAGCCATGGCTCTTTTAGATAAAGCCAATACCTCTACCTACGGTGCACCTGAAATCAGCAGCGTTAAAATAGGCGCCGGCAAAAACCCCGGTATCTTAGTATCCGGTCATGATTTAAAGGATTTAGAAATGCTTCTGGAGCAAACGAAGGGAATGGATATTGATATTTATACCCACTCTGAAATGCTTCCTGCAAACTACTATCCTTTCTTCAAGAAGTATACGAATTTCCACGGTAACTACGGAAACGCATGGTGGAAGCAAAAAGAAGAATTTGAAAGCTTTAACGGCCCTATTCTTATGACTACAAACTGTATCGTTCCTCCGAAAGACAGCTATAAAGACAGATTATACACAACAGGAAACACAGGTTTCCCCGGCTGTAAGCATATCGAAGGAAATATAGGAGACCATAAGGACTTTTCCGAAATTATAGCCCATGCTAAAAAATGCCCTCCTCCTACAGAAATAGAAACAGGAGAAATCATTGGCGGTTTTGCTCACAATCAGGTAATGGCTCTTGCAGACAAAGTAGTAGACGCGGTTAAATCCGGCGCTATTAAGAAATTTGTTGTAATGGCCGGCTGTGACGGAAGAATGAAATCCAGAAATTATTACACAGATTTTGCCAAGGCGCTTCCTGAAGATGCTGTGATTCTTACGGCAGGCTGCGCTAAATACAGATATAACAAGCTTAACCTTGGAGACATAGGGGGTATCCCCAGAGTTCTTGACGCAGGTCAGTGTAACGATTCTTATTCTCTTGCAGTTATTGCCCTTAAGCTTAAGGAAGTTTTCGGATTAGAAGATATTAACGAGCTTCCTATTATATATAATATCGCATGGTATGAGCAGAAGGCTGTTATCGTACTCCTTGCATTATTATATCTTGGCGTTAAAAATATCCATTTAGGACCTACACTTCCTGCTTTCCTTTCTCCAAACGTAGCAAATGTACTTGTTGAAACCTTTGGAATCGCAGGCATCGGAAGCGTTGAAGATGATATAGAGCTTTTCTTCGGTAACTAA
- a CDS encoding GNAT family N-acetyltransferase — protein MQIVDFNESHIPMAAKLALKNYNEEKEIVGVLPPVKNWPDLKKYAENGLGVAAFEEDTMLGFLCAGNPFKNAFGSTDAVGVFSPLHGNGAVIEKRGAVYGRMYQKAAEKWAASGAASHAICVYAHDKTSKEQLFNYGFGSRCIDAIRPMGEIEGIGESNYTLVELKKEDYEKVYPLYKMLENHMAESPCFIKRPFSFETFMISANKPASRFFAAMTGNEMAAFLKTTYGGETFITYNDDIIHIDGAFCLPEHRGKGIYSHLLNYTIQILKKEGNKYLSVDFESINPSAHNFWTKYFSVYTCGLARRIDEHCINRIYK, from the coding sequence ATGCAGATTGTAGATTTTAACGAAAGCCACATTCCTATGGCGGCAAAGCTTGCTTTAAAAAATTATAATGAAGAAAAAGAAATCGTCGGGGTGCTGCCTCCTGTTAAAAATTGGCCTGATTTAAAAAAATATGCAGAAAATGGATTAGGTGTTGCAGCTTTTGAAGAGGATACGATGCTGGGGTTCTTATGTGCAGGCAATCCTTTTAAGAATGCTTTTGGTTCCACCGATGCGGTAGGGGTATTCTCTCCTCTTCATGGAAACGGTGCTGTTATAGAAAAAAGAGGCGCAGTATACGGAAGGATGTATCAAAAAGCGGCTGAAAAATGGGCAGCTTCAGGAGCGGCAAGCCACGCAATATGTGTGTATGCCCATGACAAAACTTCTAAAGAGCAGCTTTTTAATTACGGATTCGGTTCAAGATGCATTGATGCCATAAGGCCAATGGGAGAAATAGAAGGAATAGGGGAAAGTAATTATACTTTGGTTGAATTAAAAAAGGAAGATTATGAAAAAGTGTATCCCTTATATAAAATGCTTGAAAACCATATGGCTGAAAGCCCCTGCTTTATCAAAAGGCCCTTTAGCTTTGAAACGTTTATGATATCCGCAAATAAACCTGCCAGCAGATTTTTCGCGGCAATGACAGGAAATGAGATGGCAGCTTTTTTGAAGACTACTTATGGCGGGGAGACATTTATCACTTATAATGATGATATTATACATATAGACGGGGCTTTTTGTCTTCCTGAGCACAGAGGGAAAGGAATTTACAGCCATCTTTTGAATTACACCATTCAAATACTGAAAAAAGAAGGAAATAAATATTTAAGCGTTGATTTTGAAAGCATAAACCCTTCGGCGCATAATTTTTGGACTAAATATTTTTCAGTATATACATGCGGCCTTGCAAGACGCATTGATGAACACTGTATCAATAGGATTTATAAATAA
- a CDS encoding ferritin family protein produces MDQVKRYQLTPAILLRLMNSEQNSAANYNLLMKMAPDKSAYEIIEAIYEEELLHLEKLNHLYKQTAWSQPKLKTPEKPSFSKYIDGLKQSILEELDTYNEYCNIYTDNSNADLRNTFFSLLSDENRHAAKLNYLYTNFIEKLLL; encoded by the coding sequence ATGGATCAAGTTAAAAGGTATCAGCTTACTCCGGCTATTTTATTGAGATTAATGAATAGCGAGCAAAATTCTGCCGCCAATTATAACTTGCTTATGAAAATGGCCCCCGACAAAAGCGCTTATGAAATTATCGAAGCTATTTATGAGGAAGAGCTTCTGCACCTTGAAAAATTAAATCATCTTTACAAGCAGACAGCTTGGTCACAACCCAAATTAAAAACCCCTGAAAAACCATCCTTCAGCAAATATATAGATGGCTTAAAGCAATCCATATTGGAAGAACTTGATACTTATAATGAATACTGCAACATCTATACCGACAATTCAAACGCTGATTTAAGAAATACCTTTTTCTCTTTATTAAGCGATGAAAACAGGCATGCGGCTAAATTGAACTATTTATACACTAATTTTATAGAAAAGCTTCTCCTGTAG